In Triticum urartu cultivar G1812 chromosome 6, Tu2.1, whole genome shotgun sequence, the following proteins share a genomic window:
- the LOC125517266 gene encoding flavonoid 3',5'-hydroxylase 1-like produces MQVTAVCTDPFVICCTFMCLLLHLALRSLNPNSASGRRLPPGPRGVPVLGALPLIGPAPHSGLLTLARKYGPVMYLRMGTCGVVVASSPSAARTFLKALDERFANRPAVASAEDMSYGCQNMVFANYGPKWKLMRKLSSVHLLGARAVADWAAVRRDEAGCTLRAVLEAAEAERPVVVPEMLVCALANIVGRITVSKRVFDTQGDESNTYKEMIVSLLTGTGLFNISDFVPALSWLDLQGVQAKLRRIHIQFDGLVTKLLAEHAATAEDRLREGRLDFVDKLRAINDEEGGEIITEVNIKGLITDMFTAGTDTSSIIVEWAMAEMIKSPSIMAHAQEEMDRVIGRDRRLEESDIANLPYLQAICNEAMRLHPSTPLSLPHFSFEECEVDGHHVPANTRLIINIWAIGRDPAAWEDPLEFRPERFLSGPAAKIDPMGNNFELIPFGAGRRICAGKLAGMVFVQYFLGMLVHAFEWRLPDGEDKVDMAETFGLALPKTVPLKAVVKPRLVPAAYT; encoded by the exons ATGCAGGTCACCGCTGTGTGCACCGACCCGTTCGTGATATGCTGCACCTTCATGTGCCTCTTACTCCATCTAGCGCTCCGCTCCCTGAACCCCAACTCGGCCTCCGGCCGCCGGCTTCCACCGGGACCTCGTGGCGTCCCTGTTCTCGGCGCGCTGCCGCTGATCGGCCCGGCCCCTCACTCCGGTCTCTTGACGCTGGCGCGCAAGTATGGTCCGGTCATGTACCTGAGGATGGGTACCTGCGGCGTGGTGGTGGCCTCGTCGCCCTCGGCCGCACGGACGTTCTTGAAGGCGCTGGACGAGCGGTTCGCGAACCGGCCGGCGGTGGCCAGCGCGGAGGACATGTCGTACGGGTGCCAGAACATGGTGTTCGCCAACTACGGGCCCAAGTGGAAGCTGATGCGGAAGCTGTCGAGTGTGCACCTTCTCGGGGCGCGCGCGGTGGCTGACTGGGCGGCCGTGCGCCGCGACGAGGCCGGGTGCACCCTGCGTGCCGTCCTGGAGGCCGCGGAAGCCGAGCGACCCGTCGTCGTGCCAGAGATGCTCGTGTGCGCGCTTGCCAACATCGTGGGAAGGATCACCGTGAGCAAGCGGGTGTTCGACACGCAGGGTGACGAGTCCAACACCTACAAGGAGATGATCGTGTCGCTCCTCACCGGCACGGGGCTCTTCAACATCAGCGACTTCGTGCCGGCGCTGTCGTGGCTGGACCTGCAAGGCGTGCAGGCCAAGCTGCGCCGGATCCATATCCAGTTCGACGGGCTCGTCACCAAGTTGCTGGCGGAGCACGCCGCGACGGCCGAGGACCGTCTCCGGGAGGGCCGCCTGGACTTCGTGGACAAGCTCCGTGCCATCAACGACGAGGAGGGGGGCGAGATCATCACTGAGGTCAACATCAAGGGCCTCATCACT GACATGTTCACGGCAGGCACGGACACGTCGTCGATCATTGTGGAGTGGGCAATGGCGGAGATGATCAAAAGCCCGTCTATCATGGCACACGCCCAAGAGGAGATGGACCGTGTCATCGGTCGTGACCGCCGCCTCGAGGAATCCGACATTGCCAACCTCCCCTACCTGCAAGCCATATGCAATGAGGCCATGCGCCTCCACCCCTCCACGCCGCTCAGTCTCCCGCACTTCTCCTTTGAGGAGTGCGAGGTCGATGGACACCATGTCCCTGCCAACACGCGGCTCATCATCAACATCTGGGCCATCGGGCGGGACCCGGCCGCATGGGAGGATCCCTTGGAATTCCGGCCAGAGCGGTTCCTATCCGGGCCGGCGGCCAAGATCGACCCGATGGGGAACAATTTCGAACTGATCCCGTTTGGCGCCGGTAGAAGGATATGCGCTGGGAAGCTGGCTGGAATGGTGTTTGTGCAGTACTTCCTGGGAATGCTGGTGCACGCATTTGAGTGGCGGCTGCCAGACGGAGAGGATAAGGTGGACATGGCTGAGACCTTCGGGCTGGCACTGCCCAAGACCGTCCCGCTCAAGGCCGTCGTCAAGCCGCGGCTTGTGCCTGCCGCATACACATGA